The Ochotona princeps isolate mOchPri1 chromosome 1, mOchPri1.hap1, whole genome shotgun sequence genome has a segment encoding these proteins:
- the C1H6orf136 gene encoding uncharacterized protein C6orf136 homolog, whose amino-acid sequence MYQPSRGAAQRLGPCLRAYQARPQDQLSQRTLPFPPLWPHSTTATSPAPLVWSPRALPWHLPSLPPPRARPRPLPLPLPGIQALSSPWTVLPPGKGEEGPGPELHSGCLEGLRSLFEGAPCPYPGALIPFQAPGAAHASPGTPSGDPSMEEHLAVMYERLRQELPNLFLHSHDYNLYSSDVEFINEILNIRTKGRTLYILSLTLCRFLAWNYFAQLRLEVLQLTRHPENWTLQARWRLVGLPIHMLFLRFYKRDKEELYRTYDAYSTFYLNSNGLICRHHLDKLMPSHAPPAPVKKLLMGALVALGLSEPEPNLNLCSKA is encoded by the exons ATGTACCAGCCCAGCCGGGGGGCGGCCCAGCGTCTCGGCCCCTGCCTGCGTGCCTACCAGGCCCGACCCCAG gACCAGCTTTCTCAACGGACTCTTCCATTCCCTCCTCTTTGGCCCCACTCCACAACTGCCACCTCCCCGGCTCCTCTTGTCTGGTCTCCCCGAGCTCTACCCTGGCACCTTCCCAGCCTGCCTCCCCCTCGGGCTCGCCCCCGACCGCTCCCGCTCCCTCTCCCTGGGATCCAGGCCCTCAGCTCGCCATGGACAGTCCTCCCTCCAGGAAAGGGGGAGGAGGGCCCAGGGCCAGAGTTGCACAGTGGTTGCCTGGAGGGACTGAGGAGCCTTTTTGAGGGAGctccctgcccctaccctgggGCTCTAATCCCTTTCCAAGCCCCTGGAGCTGCCCACGCATCCCCTGGCACCCCGTCAGGCGATCCTAGTATGGAGGAACACCTGGCTGTCATGTACGAGAGACTGAGGCAGGAG CTGCCAAACCTCTTCCTTCACTCCCACGACTATAATCTCTATTCGTCAGATGTGGAATTCATCAATGAGATTCTGAATATTCGTACCAA GGGACGGACCTTATACATTCTGTCACTGACCCTCTGTCGCTTCCTGGCTTGGAACTATTTTGCACAGCTTCGGTTGGAGGTTCTACAGTTGACTCGCCACCCAGAGAACTGGACCCTGCAAGCTCGCTGGCGGCTTGTAGGGCTGCCTATCCACATGCTCTTCCTGCGTTTCTACAAGCGTGACAAAGAGGAGCTTTACCG GACCTACGATGCCTATTCTACCTTCTACCTGAATTCCAATGGCCTCATTTGTCGCCATCACCTCGACAAA CTGATGCCTTCACACGCACCTCCTGCACCTGTGAAGAAGCTGCTAATGGGAGCCCTGGTGGCTCTGGGGCTGTCAGAGCCAGAGCCCAACCTAAACCTGTGTTCCAAGGCCTGA